Proteins encoded together in one Piliocolobus tephrosceles isolate RC106 chromosome 15, ASM277652v3, whole genome shotgun sequence window:
- the KCNS3 gene encoding potassium voltage-gated channel subfamily S member 3: MVFGEFFHRPGQDEELVNLNVGGFKQSVDQSTLLRFPHTRLGKLLTCHSEEAILELCDDYSVADKEYYFDRNPSLFRYVLNFYYTGKLHVMEELCVFSFCQEIEYWGINELFIDSCCSNRYQERKEENHEKDWDQKSHDVSTDSSFEESSLFEKELEKFDTQRFGQLRKKIWIRMENPAYCLSAKLIAISSLSVVLASIVAMCIHSMSEFQNEDGEVDDPVLEGVEIACIAWFTGELAVRLAAAPCQKKFWKNPLNIIDFVSIIPFYATLAVDTKEEESEDIENMGKVVQILRLMRIFRILKLARHSVGLRSLGATLRHSYHEVGLLLLFLSVGISIFSVLIYSVEKDDHTSSLTSIPICWWWATISMTTVGYGDTHPVTLAGKLIASTCIICGILVVALPITIIFNKFSKYYQKQKDIDVDQCSEDAPEKCHELPYFNIRDIYAQRMHAFITSLSSVGIVVSDPDSTDASSIEDNEDICNTTSLENCTAK; encoded by the coding sequence ATGGTGTTTGGTGAGTTTTTCCATCGCCCTGGACAAGACGAGGAACTTGTCAACCTGAATGTGGGGGGCTTTAAGCAGTCTGTTGACCAAAGCACCCTCCTGCGGTTTCCTCACACCAGACTGGGGAAGCTGCTTACTTGCCATTCTGAAGAGGCCATTCTGGAGCTGTGTGATGATTACAGTGTGGCTGATAAGGAATACTACTTTGATCGGAATCCCTCCTTGTTCAgatatgttttgaatttttactaCACGGGGAAGCTACACGTCATGGAGGAGCTGTGCGTGTTCTCATTCTGCCAGGAGATCGAGTACTGGGGCATCAACGAGCTCTTCATTGATTCCTGCTGCAGCAATCGCTACCAGGAACGCAAAGAGGAAAACCACGAGAAGGACTGGGATCAGAAAAGCCATGATGTGAGTACCGACTCCTCGTTTGAAGAGTCGTCTCTGTTTGAGAAAGAGCTGGAGAAGTTTGACACACAGCGATTTGGTCAGCTCCGTAAGAAAATCTGGatcagaatggagaacccagcaTACTGCCTGTCTGCTAAGCTTATCGCTATCTCCTCCTTGAGCGTGGTGCTGGCCTCCATCGTGGCCATGTGTATTCACAGCATGTCGGAGTTCCAGAATGAGGATGGAGAAGTGGATGATCCAGTGCTGGAAGGAGTGGAGATCGCGTGCATTGCCTGGTTCACCGGGGAGCTTGCCGTCCGGCTGGCTGCCGCTCCTTGtcaaaagaaattctggaaaaaCCCTCTGAACATCATTGACTTTGTCTCCATTATTCCCTTCTATGCCACGTTGGCTGTAGACAccaaggaggaagagagtgaggaTATTGAGAACATGGGCAAGGTGGTCCAGATCCTACGGCTTATGAGGATTTTCCGAATTCTAAAGCTTGCCCGGCACTCAGTAGGACTTCGGTCTCTAGGTGCCACACTGAGGCACAGCTACCATGAAGTTGGgcttctgcttctcttcctctctgtgggcatttccattttttctgtgCTTATCTACTCTGTGGAGAAAGATGACCACACATccagcctcaccagcatccccATCTGCTGGTGGTGGGCCACCATCAGCATGACAACCGTGGGCTATGGAGACACCCACCCAGTCACCTTGGCGGGGAAGCTCATCGCCAGCACGTGCATCATCTGTGGCATTTTGGTGGTGGCCCTTcccatcaccatcatcttcaACAAGTTTTCCAAGTACTACCAGAAGCAAAAGGACATTGATGTGGACCAGTGCAGTGAGGATGCACCAGAGAAGTGTCATGAGCTACCTTACTTTAACATTAGGGATATTTATGCACAGCGGATGCATGCCTTCATTACCAGTCTCTCTTCTGTAGGCATTGTGGTGAGCGATCCTGACTCCACAGACGCTTCAAGCATTGAAGACAATGAGGACATTTGTAACACCACCTCCTTGGAGAATTGCACAGCAAAATGA